A genomic window from Mobula hypostoma chromosome 14, sMobHyp1.1, whole genome shotgun sequence includes:
- the cebpg gene encoding CCAAT/enhancer-binding protein gamma: MSAQPVISTYPQESTGQNGVSGASLQNTSTGSGSINARQVPQLSPLNPTGGGKAMAPSKQSKKSAVHNKESEEYRQRRERNNLAVRKSRLKSKQKARDTQQRVDELKEENERLEAKIKLLTKELSVLKDLFLEYAHSFSDNGHPSFTEGTGSEQETGNGEQ, translated from the coding sequence ATGAGCGCGCAGCCTGTTATTTCAACCTACCCCCAAGAGAGCACCGGTCAGAATGGAGTGAGCGGTGCCTCGCTCCAGAACACCAGCACTGGCAGTGGGAGCATCAATGCCCGCCAAGTGCCACAACTcagcccactcaaccccacagGGGGTGGCAAGGCCATGGCGCCGAGCAAACAGAGCAAGAAGAGTGCAGTGCACAACAAGGAGAGCGAGGAGTACCGGCAGCGGCGCGAGCGCAACAACCTGGCCGTCAGGAAGAGCAGGTTAAAGAGCAAACAGAAGGCACGCGACACGCAGCAGAGAGTTGACGAGCTGaaggaggagaatgagaggctCGAAGCAAAGATCAAACTGCTCACCAAGGAACTGAGTGTCTTAAAGGATTTGTTCCTGGAGTACGCACATAGTTTTTCTGATAATGGGCACCCCTCATTTACTGAAGGCACTGGATCTGAGCAGGAGACTGGCAATGGGGAGCAGTAG